A stretch of Lachancea thermotolerans CBS 6340 chromosome D complete sequence DNA encodes these proteins:
- the CLU1 gene encoding translation initiation factor 3 subunit CLU1 (similar to uniprot|Q03690 Saccharomyces cerevisiae YMR012W), with protein sequence MRSARLLPLGFQDHNFKELTKFKSCKKFTFFESSSKSSTKSRNLTEYLTTMDAQATDAVTVSVRLPHQKQEVQLNLVKSSSVQVVADILQFSPSSRCLTNLELFQKSQKLTGDEILKNLSNSDSLKLDVKFKPYTARDALRHVTLVRDTIGFTSETQDGISDFAISTGSQISSMPLRPIKSSPPLKGANGESSAFEISEEEKKDLQQTVRDSLSKRQTVNEILKAKSGIITPCLRSLALSAYNPVPPFYRTKGHLLYLHVITLENEAFHVTATSSGFYVNKSTSTKFDPSPRSEGEVPKVSLLDLFSTHSKKFKDHLSKLEKKVSSLDSVFTARPSTTFLGKPWLVSTTPSGAGHHSRLQLSEADFNTERNFNDEFQAIKDMTSSDFQSIVDTEKLTAKVYQEFTETAVKDAMSIFYDDLVPMNPEAPSREHIYLKNNIFYAFVGDVNGNYTKVGGDAAAFAASNQDLQAVKLLHRVSLSEIHYLLCVIIDFAGRRVLAQTPVPGLLSAMGSVNKKNPETDEIITEDLVSDVNVVYGLDEATGEVLFDEEFDEALESFSKVFHLKNHEAGSAKIKFSSNSKGIVGSDKRKYVLDLANSHPLDSQFARKYYDNVPESQRYPHRQTLVRNELVDKWWASKLEGSDLTFEKAFDEKLFAFNPDAYIREGVEDPLVEEVSSYLTNEVLPSFAKDYAIGNLTAPYDGDHLTDSMHKNGINMRYLGKLIELAENELKDQVVQHQSKTSEVAASNEEHKKWEKDYLIKIEKLIKERQAKINKLVQEGKDIPEDLKGNLKLDEKDIRKPTKGKAAIVNKDQLTCLIKVSQLEIAARSLKHVLREYTKDLPIPVLPSVVVYFFNLLFGSSFNETPEVEIVDSFYAGKSFSFAKLSRQGLLKEICNQAQRRFIYTLPNDVVEEFCSGAFPLIRAISKKFGIQFLNKEYFFTQEQFEKFLQSQDKKTKSKIEVPKATFSVNDLVLIPIVKDGDYRSLTGDNFWNQGAAILNEKEADGLVLLSQALTIKEEVNGVIHHSVAESYMAMSTIYHTLKRIPEALTYCRKACAIYERTCGVDSFEVLRCLTNLAILEISNKCPSNGALVLQRIMNTLDALCVAIHPAVINAYTMLQQASLASKEPKLAIEVMKKLSETILQIEDGERTIAYGYNQSRLGDLYATLNDLNGSLKAITEAREVFQRELGLNDETTAQCNQWVTSIEALMESQLQQRKLTQQQSTVNSSGTAANRKQKPSKKQEEPNPELANKSVDELLSFIEGTKPKNSKGKKKNKK encoded by the coding sequence ATGCGCTCGGCGAGATTATTGCCTCTAGGATTTCAAGATCataatttcaaagaattaacgaagttcaaaagttgtAAAAAATTTACATTTTTCGagtcatcttcaaaaagctcgaCCAAATCACGCAATCTTACTGAATATCTGACTACGATGGATGCGCAAGCTACCGACGCGGTTACTGTGTCGGTGAGACTGCCCCACCAAAAGCAGGAGGTTCAATTGAACCTGGTGAAGTCCTCAAGCGTCCAAGTTGTTGCCGACATTTTGCAGTTTTCGCCATCATCAAGATGCTTGACAAAtcttgaactctttcagAAAAGCCAGAAACTCACTGGTGATGAGATCCtgaaaaacttgtcaaACTCTGATTCGCTTAAGCTGGATGTCAAGTTCAAGCCTTACACAGCAAGAGACGCATTAAGGCATGTAACTTTGGTTCGCGACACAATTGGGTTTACGTCTGAGACCCAAGACGGCATCTCCGATTTTGCTATCTCCACTGGCTCTCAGATCTCTAGCATGCCTTTACGCCCCATAAAGAGCTCGCCCCCATTGAAAGGCGCGAACGGCGAGTCTTCAGCTTTCGAAATATcggaagaggaaaagaaaGACCTCCAACAAACAGTGAGGGATTCCTTGAGCAAGCGCCAAACTGTTAATGAAATTCTTAAGGCCAAATCGGGTATCATCACGCCCTGCCTTCGTTCCTTGGCATTGTCCGCTTACAACCCTGTTCCTCCATTTTACAGAACCAAAGGGCATTTGTTGTACTTGCATGTTATCACACTCGAAAACGAGGCATTTCATGTAACTGCAACGTCTTCTGGCTTTTACGTTAACAAGTCGACATCCACTAAGTTCGATCCTAGTCCTAGAAGCGAAGGCGAAGTTCCAAAGGTTTCTCTTTTAGATTTGTTCTCGACTcattccaagaagttcaaggacCATCTCAGCAAACTCGAGAAGAAAGTTAGCTCTCTTGATTCCGTTTTCACCGCCAGACCCTCAACTACTTTCCTGGGCAAGCCTTGGTTAGTTTCGACTACTCCCTCCGGCGCAGGGCACCATAGTCGCCTGCAATTGAGCGAGGCTGATTTCAATACCGAGAGAAACTTCAATGATGAGTTCCAAGCGATCAAGGATATGACATCAAGTGACTTTCAATCTATCGTTGACACCGAAAAGCTGACCGCCAAAGTTTACCAAGAATTTACTGAAACAGCTGTTAAAGATGCAATGTCGATTTTTTACGATGATTTAGTTCCCATGAATCCCGAGGCGCCTAGCCGCGAGCATATttatttgaagaacaacATCTTTTACGCCTTTGTAGGAGATGTTAATGGAAATTACACCAAAGTTGGCGGTGATGCTGCAGCGTTTGCGGCGTCCAACCAAGACCTGCAGGCCGTTAAGCTATTGCACCGTGTCAGCCTGTCCGAGATTCATTATCTTCTGTGTGTGATAATTGACTTTGCAGGCCGGAGAGTCTTGGCTCAAACCCCAGTTCCGGGGCTTCTCAGCGCTATGGGCAGCGTGAATAAGAAAAACCCCGAGACGGATGAAATTATAACTGAGGATCTTGTCTCCGATGTCAATGTCGTTTATGGGCTAGATGAGGCCACCGGCGAAGTTttgtttgatgaagaatttgatgaGGCATTAGAATCTTTCAGCAAAGTCTTCCATTTGAAGAACCACGAGGCGGGCTCAGCGAAAATCAAGTTCTCGTCGAACTCTAAGGGAATAGTAGGATCTGACAAGAGAAAGTATGTTTTAGACCTGGCCAACTCTCACCCGCTTGACTCGCAGTTCGCTAGAAAGTACTACGATAATGTACCTGAATCCCAGCGCTACCCTCACAGACAAACCTTGGTTCGCAACGAGCTCGTTGACAAGTGGTGGGCTAGCAAACTGGAAGGCTCTGATttgacttttgaaaaagctttcgacGAGAAATTGTTTGCGTTCAATCCGGATGCGTATATCAGAGAAGGCGTGGAAGATCCACTGGTCGAGGAGGTATCCAGCTATCTCACTAACGAAGTTTTGCCTAGCTTCGCCAAAGACTACGCTATCGGTAATCTGACTGCTCCATATGACGGTGACCACTTAACAGACTCAATGCACAAAAATGGTATCAACATGCGGTACCTCGGCAAGTTGATTGAACTAGCTGAGAACGAATTGAAGGACCAAGTTGTTCAGCAccaatcaaaaacttctgaaGTTGCTGCTTCTAACGAAGAACACAAGAAATGGGAAAAGGATTACCTTATCAAAATCGAAAAGCTTATTAAAGAGAGACAAGCGAAAATAAACaaacttgttcaagaaggtaAAGATATCCCTGAAGACTTGAAAGGAAACCTTAAACTTGACGAGAAAGACATTAGAAAGCCAACCAAGGGCAAGGCAGCGATTGTGAATAAAGACCAGCTAACTTGCTTGATCAAAGTTTCGCAGCTAGAAATCGCAGCTcgttctttgaagcacgTTCTAAGGGAGTACACCAAGGACTTGCCTATCCCAGTTCTACCGAGCGTTGTTGTCTACTTCTTTAATTTGTTGTTTGGCAGCTCATTCAATGAAACGCCCGAAGTCGAGATCGTGGATAGCTTTTATGCGGGAAAGAGTTTTTCGTTTGCTAAGCTTTCTCGCCAAggccttttgaaggaaaTTTGCAACCAAGCTCAGCGTCGTTTTATCTACACTCTTCCAAATGATGTTGTCGAAGAATTTTGCAGTGGCGCTTTCCCGCTCATTAGAGCtatatcaaaaaagtttggcATTcaattcttgaacaaagaatACTTCTTTACACAAGAACagttcgagaagtttttgcAGTCTCAGGATaagaagacaaagagcAAAATTGAAGTTCCCAAAGCGACTTTTTCGGTTAATGACCTAGTTTTAATTCCTATCGTCAAAGATGGAGATTACAGGTCACTAACTGGAGACAATTTCTGGAATCAAGGCGCCGCCATTTTGAACGAGAAAGAGGCAGACGGCTTGGTGCTGTTGTCTCAAGCTTTGACCATAAAAGAGGAGGTCAATGGTGTCATTCATCACTCTGTTGCCGAGTCATACATGGCAATGTCAACGATATATCAtactttgaagagaatTCCAGAAGCTTTGACTTATTGTCGTAAGGCTTGTGCCATATATGAAAGAACTTGTGGTGTTGATTCTTTTGAGGTTCTCAGATGCCTAACAAACTTGGCTATTTTGGAGATAAGTAACAAATGTCCTTCAAACGGTGCCTTAGTGTTGCAGAGAATCATGAATACCCTAGATGCTTTATGTGTTGCTATCCACCCTGCAGTAATCAACGCGTACACAATGTTGCAACAAGCATCTCTAGCCAGTAAGGAGCCAAAGCTAGCAATCGAGGTAATGAAAAAACTCTCAGAAACTATTCTCCAGATTGAAGATGGCGAACGCACTATTGCCTACGGTTATAATCAGTCTCGTTTGGGTGATCTTTATGCTACCTTGAACGATCTCAACGGTTCATTAAAAGCCATCACGGAAGCAAGagaagttttccaaagagAATTGGGCTTGAATGATGAAACAACAGCGCAGTGCAACCAATGGGTCACTAGTATCGAAGCCTTGATGGAATCGCAGCTTCAACAGCGAAAGTTAACTCAGCAGCAGTCAACCGTGAACTCTTCCGGAACAGCAGCTAATAGAAAGCAAAAACCttcgaagaagcaagaGGAGCCTAACCCAGAGCTCGCCAACAAGTCAGTCGACGAATTGTTAAGTTTCATCGAGGGCACAAAGCCCAAGAACTCCAAAGGTaaaaagaaaaacaaaaagtgA
- the SEC59 gene encoding dolichol kinase (weakly similar to uniprot|P20048 Saccharomyces cerevisiae YMR013C SEC59 Membrane protein that catalyzes the CTP-mediated phosphorylation of dolichol the terminal step in dolichyl monophosphate (Dol-P) biosynthesis required for viability normal rates of lipid intermediate synthesis and protein N-glycosylation) produces the protein MEKQSAQDRERIQKLNEGYSPIHAFLKPEKVIQLMMLGSTIHLVVAKFLQNEAGAKLQNSLLVTSVAIFVGFWVSYRTRVANNGTWGSPLQPIATFVPDFNVVYLMYLPTLFSLIFAREVTIVNLVMSFNCTDLPVAMKLPVQAIFVLLNDEYQQNRTKNLKAIFINWVFASLIERIGQLRSFDRVDSNLFSICLTNVLFLLNRSSLHFQILHNVLKGFMVAISVNYLLSFITRKLNQYLRSVILLTSFIVVFPLTILCSFEVEGQNPAGWLFRYILSDSTRVKIIVGWLGCLLLLVPNIMIFQSKFSLDTSRKLWHFIILVLVVPPLHQDPEFVKIALAGTIVLFLSVEYLRYLKLAPFGEFFDSKLRSFADFRDDRGPIIISYIYLIIGIATPILINGSLVGVISLGVGDSLASIVGYRWGRHRWPGTSKTLEGTLAFITATSSCSLALKNFNNSFQDLSNAKLIMTCILSGILEGNSVLNDNILVPAFMLIVREGLK, from the coding sequence ATGGAGAAACAAAGCGCTCAGGATCGCGAGCGcatccaaaagctcaatgaAGGATACTCTCCCATTCATGCCTTTCTGAAGCCCGAAAAGGTGATCCAGCTTATGATGCTGGGGAGCACCATACATCTGGTAGTCGCCAAGTTTTTACAAAATGAAGCTGGCGCGAAGCTACAGAACAGCTTGCTTGTGACCTCAGTGGCTATTTTTGTGGGGTTTTGGGTTTCTTATAGGACAAGAGTGGCCAACAATGGTACATGGGGCTCACCTCTTCAGCCAATAGCCACGTTTGTCCCCGATTTCAATGTGGTCTACTTGATGTATCTTCCTACACTGTTCTCTCTTATCTTTGCGCGAGAGGTCACCATTGTTAATCTGGTTATGTCCTTTAACTGTACAGACCTGCCTGTTGCTATGAAACTGCCTGTCCAGGCTATTTTCGTACTATTGAATGACGAGTACCAGCAaaacagaacaaaaaaCCTTAAAGCTATTTTTATCAACTGGGTTTTTGCATCCCTCATTGAGAGGATTGGCCAACTCAGGAGTTTTGACCGAGTCGACTCTAACCTCTTCAGCATTTGCCTGACTAATGTCTTATTTTTGCTGAATAGGAGTTCACTTCACTTTCAAATTTTGCATAATGTTCTCAAAGGGTTCATGGTCGCGATTTCAGTTAACTACTTGCTTTCATTTATCACTAGAAAGCTGAACCAATACTTGAGATCTGTTATCCTTCTGACTTCCTTCATCGTGGTGTTCCCACTAACAATACTTTGCTCTTTCGAAGTAGAAGGACAAAACCCTGCTGGGTGGCTTTTCAGATATATTCTCTCGGACTCTACCCGTGTTAAAATAATTGTTGGATGGTTAGGCTGCTTGCTACTTCTCGTTCCCAACATCATGATATTTCagtcaaaattttcgctTGATACATCCAGGAAACTATGGCATTTCATTATACTAGTTTTGGTCGTCCCTCCTTTGCATCAGGATCCAGAATTCGTCAAAATTGCTCTCGCAGGCACTATCgttctctttttgagcgTTGAGTACTTACGGTACTTGAAACTCGCACCTTTTGGCGAATTTTTCGATTCCAAGCTACGCTCCTTTGCTGATTTTCGAGACGATCGGGGGCCGATCATCATATCCTACATTTATCTGATAATCGGAATCGCGACCCCAATTTTGATAAATGGCTCCTTAGTTGGTGTTATTAGCTTGGGGGTGGGTGACTCTCTAGCCTCGATTGTTGGGTACCGGTGGGGGCGCCACAGGTGGCCTGGTACTTCAAAGACGCTGGAGGGCACACTTGCTTTCATAACGGCAACTTCATCATGCAGCCTCGCCCTAAAAAACTTCAATAAttctttccaagatttatCCAACGCAAAGTTGATTATGACTTGTATTCTTTCAGGAATACTTGAGGGCAACAGTGTGCTAAATGATAATATTTTAGTTCCTGCATTTATGCTAATTGTGAGGGAGGGTCTGAAATAA
- the BUD22 gene encoding Bud22p (similar to uniprot|Q04347 Saccharomyces cerevisiae YMR014W BUD22 Protein involved in bud-site selection diploid mutants display a random budding pattern instead of the wild-type bipolar pattern), which translates to MPKENLIFKLDRLEYQYHHLNGSLDGFTPRLANTAKTFNAKGKKTSKRIGKLLSASNLEDVEKDLNSLRQEIIEKKSYHLENKLTSLLERTLQQKYTALKKKANDKHKADLETLKELDEKYTLSGFCKLISKSRTCKLLIAHVLPTKILKEEPPTWFQENEYLEIFKDKGNDYNPGKVWNEVVLPTKGCEKLLSQSTNDKKIKELLAGFENAMDLFMNLKRERSLGSKKEDAQLSTKSENSESIDNTTSGEQSEQDFDSSGSEDGIDHDEEDVDEEEILKQYEGMLVASDEEEDESVPYSLDPNVNYNEVTDEEPSDLEESMGSDLADSSEDEEPLKKRQKTSRESKNTKHDKATAKLPELMTGYFSGGSENELSEDEVAAQQSSNKPLRKNRRGQRARQKIWEKKFGKNAKHVQKQMEAERSERERKKVEYEQRVVKRAAKTQQRESAVDQKRIDAAARAQRVENTPIHPSWEAKKLAEEKQKGAKFQGKKIVF; encoded by the coding sequence ATGCCAAAAGAGaacttgatcttcaagcttGACAGGCTAGAGTACCAATATCACCATCTAAACGGTTCCCTTGATGGTTTTACGCCTCGCTTAGCCAACACAGCCAAAACTTTTAATGCCAAGGGTAAAAAGACCTCAAAAAGAATAGGCAAACTACTAAGCGCTTCTAATCTGGAAGACGTGGAGAAAGATTTGAACTCGCTTCGCCAGGAAATAATAGAAAAAAAGTCTTACCATCTGGAAAATAAGCTTACATCGCTTCTTGAGAGAAcccttcaacaaaaatacaCGGCTctaaaaaagaaggccaatGACAAGCATAAAGCCGACTTGGAAACCCTAAAAGAGTTAGACGAGAAGTACACGCTAAGCGGCTTCTGCAAGCTTATTTCGAAGTCAAGAACCTGCAAACTATTAATCGCCCATGTTTTACCCACCAAGATCCTAAAAGAAGAACCGCCTACGtggtttcaagaaaacgaaTATCTGGAAATATTTAAGGACAAGGGTAATGATTACAACCCAGGAAAGGTCTGGAATGAAGTCGTTTTACCTACGAAAGGTTGTGAGAAGCTACTGAGTCAGTCAACGAATGacaaaaagatcaaagagctgttggcaggctttgaaaatgcAATGGATCTATTtatgaacttgaaaagagaaagaagcttaggttcaaagaaagaagacgcGCAGCTTAGTACAAAAAGTGAAAATTCTGAGTCTATTGACAACACAACTTCTGGTGAGCAGTCTGAGCAAGATTTCGATTCTTCTGGCTCTGAGGACGGCATCGATCATGACGAGGAGGATGTtgacgaagaggaaatCCTGAAACAGTATGAAGGGATGCTAGTTGCATCtgatgaggaagaagatgagTCAGTGCCCTACTCGCTTGACCCAAATGTCAATTATAATGAAGTGACTGACGAAGAGCCTAGTGACTTAGAAGAAAGTATGGGATCAGACTTGGCTGACAGCAGCGAGGATGAGGAACCGCTTAAAAAGAGACAAAAAACATCTCGCGAATCTAAAAACACAAAGCATGATAAGGCAACTGCAAAGCTTCCGGAACTTATGACAGGCTACTTCAGTGGTGGTTCCGAAAACGAACTTTCAGAAGACGAAGTTGCGGCTCAGCAATCTTCTAACAAACCTCTGCGTAAGAACAGAAGAGGTCAACGTGCAAGGCAGAAGATATGGGAGAAAAAATTCGGAAAGAACGCTAAGCACGTTCAGAAACAAATGGAAGCCGAAAGGTCAGAAAGAGAGCGTAAGAAGGTGGAATACGAGCAAAGAGTTGTTAAACGAGCTGCGAAGACTCAACAACGAGAAAGCGCTGTTGACCAAAAGCGCATTGATGCCGCAGCTCGCGCGCAAAGAGTGGAAAACACACCAATTCATCCATCTTGGGAAGCTAAGAAACTTGCTGAagagaaacaaaaaggaGCTAAGTTTCAAGGTAAAAAGATTGTATTCTGA
- the ERG5 gene encoding C-22 sterol desaturase (highly similar to uniprot|P54781 Saccharomyces cerevisiae YMR015C ERG5 C-22 sterol desaturase a cytochrome P450 enzyme that catalyzes the formation of the C-22(23) double bond in the sterol side chain in ergosterol biosynthesis may be a target of azole antifungal drugs) has product MDSVVESYAGDQALMSVQNSTISAGGLQGVVQTLQAISYWKLFFTVVCVGLVWDQISYQTKKGSIAGPRWKFWPVIGPFLESLDPKFEEYKAKWDSGPLSCVSIFHKFVVIASTRDLARKILQGHKYVKPCLVDVAVKILRPSNWVFLDGKAHSDYRKSLNGLFTKSSLAKYLPSQEQVMDKYLEKFVTFSAENDFKPQVFFHEMREIMCALSLKAFCGSYITESQIRKVADDYYLVTAALELVNFPIILPYTKTWYGQKTADMTMKIFEKCAQMAKDHIAAGGKPTCVMDAWCQLMHDAKTKNDEDSRLLHREFSNREISEAIFTFLFASQDASSSLACWLFQIVADRPDVMEKIREEQLRVRDNDPNKPLSLELIEEMKYTYMVVKETLRYRPPVIMVPYVVKEKFPIAPNYTAPKGAMIIPTLYPALHDPEVYEDPEEFIPERWVEGSPANEAKRNWLVFGSGSHVCLGQTYVMLTFTALIGKFAMFTDWKHEVTPLSEKIKVFATIFPKDDLHLSFRKRDPLTGKIEV; this is encoded by the coding sequence ATGGATTCTGTGGTCGAGAGTTACGCAGGCGATCAGGCGTTGATGAGTGTGCAAAATAGCACGATCAGCGCCGGTGGTCTTCAGGGTGTTGTTCAGACCCTACAAGCCATCTCATACTGGAAGCTGTTCTTCACGGTTGTTTGTGTCGGTTTGGTCTGGGACCAAATTTCGTATCAAACTAAGAAGGGGTCCATTGCGGGGCCAAGGTGGAAGTTCTGGCCCGTAATCGGACCCTTTCTCGAGTCACTCGACCCAAAGTTCGAGGAGTATAAGGCCAAATGGGACTCTGGTCCATTGTCGTGTGTTTCCATCTTCCACAAGTTTGTTGTTATTGCATCCACAAGAGACTTGGCTCGTAAGATCCTGCAGGGCCACAAGTATGTCAAACCATGTCTTGTCGACGTGGCTGTCAAGATTCTGAGACCCTCGAACTGGGTCTTCCTGGATGGCAAGGCACATTCGGACTACCGTAAGTCTTTGAACGGACTTTTCACCAAGAGCTCCCTCGCCAAGTATCTGCCATCGCAAGAGCAGGTTATGGACAAATACctcgaaaaatttgtaACTTTCTCTGCCGAGAACGACTTCAAGCCTCAGGTCTTTTTCCATGAAATGAGAGAGATCATGTGTGCTCTATCGCTTAAAGCTTTCTGCGGGAGCTACATCACTGAGAGCCAAATCAGAAAGGTTGCCGACGATTACTACCTAGTCACAGCTGCCCTCGAGCTGGTTAACTTCCCTATTATTCTACCATACACAAAGACATGGTACGGTCAGAAAACCGCCGATATGACTATGAAGATTTTCGAAAAGTGTGCGCAGATGGCCAAGGACCACATCGCTGCTGGCGGAAAGCCTACTTGTGTTATGGACGCTTGGTGCCAACTGATGCATGACGCTAAGACTAAGAACGACGAGGATTCTAGACTGCTTCACCGCGAATTCTCAAACAGAGAGATTTCTGAAGCCATCTTTACGTTCTTGTTTGCCTCGCAAGACGCCTCCTCTTCGCTAGCTTGCTGGCTGTTCCAAATTGTTGCTGACAGACCCGATGTCATGGAGAAAATTAGAGAAGAGCAACTGAGAGTGCGTGACAATGACCCTAACAAGCCGCTATCTCTAGAGCTTATCGAAGAGATGAAATACACTTACATGGTTGTGAAGGAGACTCTGCGTTACAGACCACCAGTAATTATGGTACCATATGTTGTCAAGGAGAAGTTCCCAATCGCCCCTAACTATACTGCCCCTAAGGGTGCCATGATCATCCCCACACTGTATCCCGCGTTGCACGATCCAGAAGTTTACGAAGACCCTGAAGAATTTATTCCTGAAAGGTGGGTTGAAGGGTCACCAGCGAACGAAGCCAAGAGGAACTGGCTGGTATTCGGTTCCGGCTCTCACGTTTGTCTCGGTCAAACTTACGTCATGTTGACTTTCACAGCCCTGATTGGTAAATTCGCCATGTTCACGGACTGGAAGCATGAGGTTACTCCTTTGAGTGAGAAGATTAAGGTCTTTGCCACCATCTTCCCTAAAGATGACCTACATCTTTCTTTCCGCAAGAGGGATCCCTTGACAGGCAAGATTGAAGTATGA
- the SPC42 gene encoding Spc42p (weakly similar to uniprot|P36094 Saccharomyces cerevisiae YKL042W SPC42 Central plaque component of spindle pole body (SPB) involved in SPB duplication may facilitate attachment of the SPB to the nuclear membrane), with the protein MSPHTEGPLFAVLKNSRARPRPRESRLRRRVHKQMNISPTPKRYNSRGYEFPRSNDEAFHPFNREPPMVPSERILPEEYRVNSQMINKLIKQNKDLTQQLDRKQDEIDRLNVLVGSLRGKLIKYTELNKKLEQAAAGARQSSPDDVLQVNRTRPREPPAGGTRLDDRLSDLYSKLETLTELVVGSAAADRGARDHVHVPSAGATRTPSSGASVSHRPLQPGAASEDDILTQESAELKGLEDQIDLLKRKLLIKRENELRKLSLNKELLDLMEKLDVSRPAGPVPSSSTPPHCDQCHKAAYQTAAANGGHGVPAGAGSGAGAGASMPSPRNPPYMSMAQVLETPTPAHRSSHKPNDTLW; encoded by the coding sequence ATGTCACCTCACACGGAGGGCCCATTATTCGCTGTACTCAAAAACTCGCGTGCGCGTCCCCGCCCACGCGAGTCGCGTCTTCGCAGACGCGTACACAAACAAATGAACATCTCGCCCACTCCCAAGCGCTACAACTCCAGGGGCTACGAATTCCCGCGCTCAAACGACGAGGCGTTCCACCCTTTCAACAGAGAGCCCCCCATGGTGCCCTCGGAGCGGATACTGCCTGAAGAGTACCGCGTTAATTCGCAGAtgatcaacaagctcatcaaacaGAACAAGGACCTCACGCAACAGCTGGATCGGAAACAGGACGAGATCGACCGCCTCAACGTCCTGGTTGGATCGCTGCGCGGAAAGCTAATCAAATACAcagagctcaacaagaagctggaacaggccgcggcgggcgcgcgccAGAGCTCGCCCGACGACGTGCTGCAGGTGAACCGCACGCGCCCGCGCGAGCCGCCTGCTGGCGGCACGCGTCTCGATGATCGTCTCAGCGATCTGTACTCGAAGCTCGAGACCCTGACCGAGCTAGTGGTTGGCAGCGCGGCGGCCGaccgcggcgcgcgcgaCCACGTACACGTGCCAAGCGCGGGGGCCACGCGCACGCCCAGCAGCGGTGCATCTGTGTCCCATCGACCCCTGCAGCCGGGCGCGGCTTCCGAGGACGACATTCTGACACAGGAAAGCGCAGAGCTGAAGGGTCTGGAAGACCAGATCGATCTTCTCAAACGCAAGCTGCTCATCAAGCGTGAAAACGAGCTGCGCAAGCTCTCGCTCAACAAGGAGCTGCTCGATCTTATGGAGAAGCTCGACGTCTCGCGGCCGGCAGGTCCCGTTCCCAGCTCGTCCACACCGCCGCACTGCGATCAGTGCCACAAGGCCGCGTACCAAACGGCCGCAGCTAACGGAGGCCACGGCGTCCCAGCAGGGGCTGGTtccggcgccggcgccggcgcctCGATGCCGTCACCCCGCAACCCACCCTATATGTCAATGGCCCAGGTTCTTGAAACTCCGACCCCTGCGCACAGGAGCAGCCACAAGCCAAACGACACACTCTGGTGA